One Mycobacteroides salmoniphilum DNA segment encodes these proteins:
- a CDS encoding thiolase family protein has product MRDAVIVDAVRTPVGKGKPGGSLSGVHPVDLHAHAIRALVERTGIDPTLVDDVISGAVGQVGEQSSNTARWAALAAGLPETVPAVTVDRQCGSSQQAIHFAAQGVIAGAYDVVIASGIESMSRVPMGSQSLGKDFFGPEIANRYPEGLVPQGISAELIATRWSLSREQLDTFAAESHRRAAQAWSEGRFARDVVPIKAPTVGGELVEVNADESIRPSTTADILAGLKPAFRHELWEQRFPQIDWKVTAGNSSPINDGASAVLITSGETARRLGLTPRARVHSVAVVGDDPLYMLTGVIPATAKVLDRAGLSLADIDAFEVNEAFASVVLAWQAETGADVSKVNINGGATAIGHPLGASGGRLMTTLVSVLEQTGGRYGLQTMCEAGGLANATIIERL; this is encoded by the coding sequence ATGAGAGATGCAGTGATCGTCGACGCGGTGCGGACACCCGTGGGCAAGGGGAAGCCGGGTGGGTCGCTCTCGGGTGTGCATCCGGTCGATCTGCACGCACATGCCATCCGCGCGCTCGTCGAGCGCACCGGGATAGACCCGACCCTCGTCGACGACGTCATCAGCGGCGCGGTGGGGCAGGTGGGGGAGCAGAGCTCCAACACGGCACGATGGGCGGCACTGGCCGCCGGGTTGCCCGAGACCGTCCCCGCGGTGACCGTCGACCGGCAATGTGGCAGCAGTCAGCAGGCCATCCACTTTGCCGCGCAAGGGGTCATCGCCGGGGCCTATGACGTGGTGATTGCTTCGGGTATCGAGTCGATGAGCCGGGTGCCCATGGGCAGCCAAAGCCTGGGTAAGGACTTCTTCGGCCCCGAGATCGCCAACCGCTATCCGGAAGGGCTTGTCCCGCAAGGCATCAGTGCTGAGCTGATCGCGACGAGATGGAGCCTGTCGCGCGAGCAACTGGATACCTTCGCTGCCGAGAGTCATCGCCGTGCCGCGCAGGCCTGGTCCGAGGGCAGATTCGCGCGCGATGTGGTGCCGATCAAGGCGCCGACTGTCGGCGGCGAATTGGTCGAGGTGAACGCCGATGAATCGATACGACCATCGACCACCGCGGACATCTTGGCCGGGCTCAAACCGGCTTTCCGTCATGAATTGTGGGAGCAGCGCTTCCCGCAGATCGACTGGAAAGTCACCGCGGGCAACTCTTCGCCGATCAACGATGGCGCATCGGCGGTGCTGATCACTTCCGGTGAGACCGCCCGCCGGCTCGGACTGACCCCGCGGGCACGCGTGCATTCGGTCGCGGTGGTGGGTGACGATCCGTTGTACATGCTTACCGGTGTCATCCCCGCGACCGCGAAAGTCCTTGACCGTGCGGGATTATCGTTGGCGGATATCGATGCGTTCGAGGTCAACGAGGCCTTCGCGTCGGTGGTGCTGGCCTGGCAAGCCGAGACCGGTGCCGATGTGTCCAAGGTCAATATCAACGGCGGGGCCACCGCCATCGGACACCCCCTCGGTGCCAGTGGTGGGCGGCTCATGACCACGCTGGTGTCGGTGTTGGAGCAGACCGGTGGGCGCTACGGATTGCAAACGATGTGCGAGGCAGGCGGTTTGGCTAATGCGACCATCATCGAGCGGTTGTAG
- the pgm gene encoding phosphoglucomutase (alpha-D-glucose-1,6-bisphosphate-dependent) gives MSNARAGQPAQPEDLIDIAHVVTAYYAIEPDPANVAQQVAFGTSGHRGSSLDGAFNEAHIVATTAAIVEYRASQGITGPLFIGRDTHALSEPAWTSALEVLHANDVVVAVDSRDRYTPTPAVSHAILRYNHGRTTGLADGIVVTPSHNPPRDGGFKYNPPHGGPADADATGVIAARANEILRSGWRSVTRVSLAQALKSAQRYDFQQTYVDDLINVVDLGVIKDAGIRIGADPLGGASVDYWAAIADRWSLELTVVNPLVDATWRFMTLDHDGKIRMDCSSPDAMASLVASRDKYQIATGNDADSDRHGIVTPDAGLMNPNHYLAVAIDYLFSHRDGWAAETAVGKTLVSSSIIDRVVAGLGRTLLEVPVGFKWFVDGLIGGTIGFGGEESAGASFLRRDGSVWTTDKDGIIAALLASEILAVTGATPSQRYAALTEKYGAPTYARVDAPASREQKSILSKLSPEQVSATELAGEPIVAKLTNAPGNGAPIGGLKVVTENAWFAARPSGTEDVYKIYAESFKGAEHLSQVQDAAREVVSAVIG, from the coding sequence GTGAGCAATGCGCGCGCCGGACAGCCGGCCCAGCCGGAAGACCTCATCGACATCGCCCACGTGGTGACCGCGTACTACGCGATAGAGCCCGACCCGGCGAACGTCGCACAGCAGGTCGCCTTCGGGACCTCGGGGCACCGCGGGTCCAGCCTTGACGGCGCCTTCAACGAGGCGCATATCGTGGCCACCACCGCCGCGATAGTCGAGTACCGGGCGTCGCAGGGCATCACCGGGCCGCTGTTCATCGGCCGCGATACCCATGCGCTCTCCGAGCCGGCATGGACGAGCGCACTCGAGGTGTTGCATGCCAATGACGTTGTGGTGGCTGTGGATTCAAGAGACCGATACACGCCGACGCCGGCGGTGAGTCATGCCATCTTGCGGTACAACCACGGTAGGACGACGGGGTTGGCCGACGGGATTGTGGTCACTCCATCGCATAACCCGCCTCGGGATGGTGGATTCAAATACAACCCGCCGCACGGTGGGCCTGCCGACGCCGATGCCACCGGCGTGATCGCTGCTCGCGCCAACGAGATTCTGCGCTCGGGATGGCGCTCGGTGACGCGGGTTTCGTTGGCGCAGGCGCTGAAATCGGCGCAGCGGTACGACTTTCAGCAGACCTATGTGGACGACCTGATCAATGTCGTCGACCTCGGCGTCATCAAGGATGCCGGAATCCGGATTGGCGCCGACCCGCTCGGCGGGGCCAGCGTCGACTATTGGGCCGCGATCGCCGACCGGTGGTCGCTCGAGCTGACCGTGGTGAATCCGCTGGTGGACGCCACCTGGAGGTTCATGACCCTGGACCACGACGGCAAGATCCGGATGGACTGCTCGTCGCCGGACGCGATGGCCTCGCTGGTGGCCTCGCGGGACAAGTACCAGATCGCGACGGGGAACGACGCCGATTCGGATCGCCACGGCATCGTGACTCCCGATGCGGGCCTGATGAATCCCAATCACTACCTGGCGGTGGCCATCGACTACCTGTTCAGTCACCGTGATGGCTGGGCCGCCGAGACTGCGGTGGGCAAGACCCTGGTGAGCTCGTCGATCATCGATCGGGTGGTGGCGGGATTGGGCCGGACGTTGCTCGAGGTTCCGGTCGGATTCAAGTGGTTTGTGGACGGGTTGATAGGCGGAACAATCGGTTTCGGCGGTGAGGAGAGCGCCGGGGCGTCCTTCTTGCGCCGCGACGGGTCGGTGTGGACCACCGACAAGGACGGCATCATCGCCGCATTACTGGCCTCGGAGATACTGGCGGTCACCGGAGCCACGCCATCGCAGCGGTACGCCGCGCTGACCGAGAAGTACGGCGCCCCAACGTATGCCCGCGTTGATGCGCCAGCGAGTCGCGAACAGAAGTCGATACTGAGCAAGCTCTCGCCCGAGCAGGTGAGCGCCACCGAGCTGGCCGGTGAGCCCATCGTCGCCAAGCTGACGAACGCGCCCGGCAATGGGGCACCGATCGGCGGGCTCAAGGTTGTCACCGAAAACGCCTGGTTCGCGGCGCGGCCATCGGGCACCGAGGATGTATACAAGATCTATGCAGAATCGTTTAAGGGTGCCGAGCACTTGAGCCAGGTACAAGATGCCGCACGGGAGGTTGTCTCGGCGGTCATCGGTTGA
- a CDS encoding carboxylesterase/lipase family protein, producing the protein MASGSKTPTVRVRTPHGIVEGFVRGGVRRFRSIPYARPPIGLLRLRAPQPALPWDGVRDCTEFGAAAPQQRRYRVLGPGRVQRASEDCLTVNVVTPDRPSNEPLPVMFFIYGGGYLLGSSATPLYDGGSLTRRGCVYVSVNYRVGALGALDLSSLSNTTHTIDGNLFLRDVVLALQWVRDNITAFGGDPNNVTIFGESAGAHCVETLMATPAAGGLFHRAICQSTASGMAVPAESAALYAQKFAHILGATPETAAQTVLRATPAQLGAALNTLIADIVANMPGGSFAIGPCIDGHYLPRHPVEAMEHGEAHRVPLIVGHNADEAKLFTRVLKMMPLSEPALEGMLMRGGPVHRDRIVAAYPGYPARSACVKLAGDMNFSTAAWQMAEAHHRYAPVYFYRYDYAPGALRMAGMGATHATELLAVFDSYRGAMGTVMAGAIGRRDAVRVSNDVQRRWLAFARSGIPGDGWPTYEPPDRAVMVFDHATRVELDPEATRRSAWEGFSLTL; encoded by the coding sequence ATGGCTTCAGGGTCGAAGACGCCCACTGTCCGCGTGCGCACCCCCCACGGAATCGTCGAAGGCTTCGTGCGGGGAGGTGTGCGGCGTTTCCGGTCCATTCCGTACGCCCGCCCCCCGATCGGATTGCTGCGCCTGCGCGCACCGCAACCGGCACTGCCGTGGGACGGAGTGCGCGACTGCACCGAATTCGGTGCGGCGGCCCCGCAGCAGCGGCGCTACCGGGTGCTGGGACCCGGACGCGTCCAGCGGGCCAGCGAGGACTGCTTGACGGTCAACGTCGTCACCCCCGACCGCCCGTCCAACGAGCCGCTGCCGGTCATGTTCTTCATCTACGGCGGCGGCTATCTGTTGGGCAGCTCGGCGACCCCGCTGTACGACGGCGGCTCGCTGACCCGGCGTGGGTGTGTCTACGTGTCGGTGAACTACCGGGTGGGAGCACTGGGTGCCCTCGATCTGTCTTCGTTGTCGAACACCACCCACACCATTGACGGGAACTTGTTCCTGCGCGATGTCGTGCTGGCGCTGCAGTGGGTGCGCGACAACATCACCGCATTCGGAGGCGATCCGAACAATGTGACGATCTTCGGGGAAAGCGCGGGCGCGCACTGCGTGGAGACGCTGATGGCGACCCCCGCAGCTGGGGGCCTGTTTCACCGCGCGATCTGCCAGAGCACCGCCAGCGGCATGGCAGTGCCCGCCGAGTCGGCCGCGCTGTATGCGCAGAAGTTCGCACACATCCTCGGTGCCACACCGGAAACAGCCGCGCAGACCGTGTTACGGGCGACGCCCGCTCAGCTCGGAGCGGCGCTCAATACCCTCATTGCCGACATCGTGGCGAACATGCCGGGCGGATCGTTCGCGATCGGTCCGTGCATCGACGGCCACTACCTGCCCCGCCATCCCGTTGAGGCAATGGAACACGGTGAGGCACATCGTGTTCCGCTGATCGTCGGCCACAACGCCGACGAGGCCAAACTCTTCACCCGGGTCCTCAAGATGATGCCGCTGTCGGAGCCCGCGCTGGAGGGAATGCTGATGCGCGGCGGACCCGTCCATCGTGACCGCATCGTGGCGGCGTATCCGGGGTACCCGGCGCGTTCCGCATGCGTCAAGCTTGCCGGGGACATGAACTTCTCCACGGCGGCCTGGCAAATGGCCGAGGCCCACCATCGGTACGCGCCGGTGTATTTCTACCGGTACGACTACGCACCCGGAGCGCTGCGGATGGCCGGCATGGGCGCCACACATGCCACAGAATTGCTCGCCGTGTTCGATAGTTACCGCGGCGCGATGGGTACCGTGATGGCCGGGGCCATCGGGCGCCGGGATGCCGTGCGGGTCAGCAATGATGTGCAGCGCCGCTGGCTTGCGTTCGCACGCAGTGGAATTCCCGGAGATGGCTGGCCCACCTATGAGCCCCCGGATCGCGCGGTGATGGTGTTCGACCACGCCACCCGGGTGGAGCTGGACCCGGAGGCCACCCGGCGCTCGGCATGGGAGGGCTTCAGTCTCACTCTCTGA
- a CDS encoding LysR family transcriptional regulator: protein MPLPPGTPDLDVLDLLMSVAETGSLGAAARQHGISQPAASMRIRALERRLRLVLLERGPTGSRLTDAGLAVIGYATPVLAAAREFVTGVAALHSGQAPRLVVAASRTIADHRIPLWLTVLRSRYADVAVSLEVGNTQQVCELVRAGGATLGFIEGPHAPAGLGGEVLGADELVVVVGPGHKWARRRKPVTLRELATTPLLMREPGSGTRDTVWEVLSQVCQPATPAAELGSAAAIKAAAATGLAPAVISRLIAAPELSAGTLCEVALADEMVFTRQFRAVWMPGSPPTGPARALVDLASSVD from the coding sequence ATGCCTCTTCCTCCGGGCACGCCCGACCTCGACGTGCTGGACCTGCTGATGTCCGTTGCCGAGACGGGCAGTCTCGGAGCGGCGGCGCGCCAGCACGGCATTTCACAACCCGCGGCCAGCATGCGTATCCGGGCTCTGGAACGGCGCCTTCGGTTGGTACTGCTGGAGCGTGGCCCCACCGGGTCGCGGCTCACCGATGCCGGACTGGCCGTCATCGGGTATGCGACGCCGGTGCTCGCGGCGGCGCGAGAGTTTGTCACCGGTGTGGCCGCGCTACATTCCGGCCAGGCGCCGCGGCTGGTGGTCGCCGCTTCGCGCACCATCGCCGATCATCGGATTCCATTGTGGCTTACCGTCCTTCGCTCTCGGTATGCGGATGTCGCGGTATCGCTGGAAGTCGGTAACACCCAACAGGTCTGTGAGTTGGTGCGGGCCGGTGGCGCGACCCTGGGTTTCATCGAGGGGCCGCACGCCCCAGCCGGATTGGGTGGGGAAGTGCTGGGCGCCGACGAACTGGTCGTCGTGGTGGGGCCGGGACACAAGTGGGCTCGGCGGCGTAAACCCGTGACGCTGCGCGAACTTGCCACCACGCCGCTTCTCATGCGCGAGCCGGGCTCCGGTACCCGCGACACCGTCTGGGAAGTGCTGAGTCAGGTGTGCCAGCCCGCGACGCCGGCGGCAGAACTGGGCTCGGCAGCGGCAATCAAGGCCGCGGCGGCAACGGGTTTGGCGCCGGCGGTGATCAGCCGTCTCATCGCTGCCCCCGAACTGTCCGCGGGCACTCTCTGTGAGGTCGCCCTCGCCGACGAGATGGTGTTCACGCGTCAGTTCCGGGCGGTATGGATGCCGGGGTCTCCGCCGACGGGACCGGCGCGGGCACTGGTGGACTTGGCGTCCTCCGTCGATTAG
- a CDS encoding YbjQ family protein has protein sequence MIIVTSNDIPGYKIAAVFGEVFGLTVRSRHIGSNLAASFKSIAGGELKGITQLLHESRREALSRLAAEAESRGANAVVAFRFETTEYANTGVEVCAYGTAVGIQPLQ, from the coding sequence ATGATCATCGTGACGAGCAATGACATCCCCGGATACAAGATCGCCGCGGTGTTTGGCGAGGTCTTCGGCCTGACGGTGCGGTCGCGGCACATCGGTTCGAACCTTGCCGCCTCCTTCAAATCCATCGCCGGTGGTGAGCTCAAGGGCATCACTCAATTGCTGCACGAGAGCCGTCGCGAGGCACTGTCGCGGCTGGCCGCCGAGGCGGAGTCGCGCGGCGCCAATGCCGTGGTCGCGTTCCGATTCGAGACGACCGAATACGCCAACACGGGTGTCGAGGTGTGCGCATATGGCACCGCCGTCGGCATTCAGCCCCTCCAATAG
- a CDS encoding winged helix-turn-helix transcriptional regulator, which translates to MRDCSIANALDVIGERWTLVALREIMLGNRRFDAIVRNTGASRDILATRLRKLVDAGVLEKRQYEERPPRYEYLLTESGRALRPVLFALMDWGDAFVTQGPPPSVWEHECGSVLHVQPTCENCGEAVTFDDLTPRRLGRVR; encoded by the coding sequence ATGAGAGACTGTTCGATAGCCAATGCCCTCGACGTGATCGGGGAACGCTGGACCCTGGTGGCCCTGCGCGAGATCATGCTGGGCAATCGACGCTTCGACGCGATCGTCCGCAACACCGGCGCCAGCCGCGACATCCTGGCCACCCGGCTGCGCAAACTCGTGGATGCGGGCGTCCTGGAAAAGCGCCAGTATGAAGAGCGCCCTCCCCGTTACGAATACCTGCTGACCGAATCGGGGCGAGCCCTTCGGCCGGTGCTGTTCGCCTTGATGGACTGGGGTGACGCGTTTGTCACACAGGGCCCCCCGCCGAGCGTCTGGGAACACGAATGCGGCTCGGTGCTGCATGTCCAGCCGACCTGTGAGAATTGCGGAGAGGCAGTGACGTTCGACGATCTCACGCCGCGCCGGCTAGGGAGGGTGCGATGA
- a CDS encoding carboxylesterase/lipase family protein, with translation MAKKPIRINTVNGTVEGFTRGGVHRFRGIPYAEPPVGPLRLRAPRPAQPWVGVRKCRTWGAASIQQHRYAIILPGKPQKLSEDCLTLNVVAPEGPVTGPLPVMFFIHGGGYFLGSSATPLYDGASLARQGCVYVSVNYRLGALGALDLSSLSDETHTIDSNLYLRDLVLALRWVHDNIGAFGGDPNNVTIFGESAGSHAVNTLLAVPSAAGLFHRAICQSTASGLVIRPEDAAINARQFVNYLGATDSNAAETVLTAKPRQLVKAFFRLMGTAKHVPGLSLRFGPSIDGDVLPVDPNEALERGEAHRVPLIIGYNAEEATLFTKILKILPITPEALEHSLSKGGPEYVQRIIGGYDGYPSEKALLQLAGDLAFGSAAWRVADAHGRHAPVYFYRYDYATRALRRYGLGPTHAIELLAVFGTYRTVAAPFLSGRGDRAQARAVSDEMQRRWLTFARTGAPGEGWPMYAVPDRQVLIIDSPSRVESDPDGDRRPLWQDVASIA, from the coding sequence ATGGCAAAGAAGCCCATCCGCATCAACACGGTCAACGGCACTGTCGAAGGATTCACCCGGGGCGGCGTGCACCGCTTCCGCGGGATTCCCTATGCGGAACCGCCCGTGGGGCCGCTGCGCCTGCGTGCGCCGCGCCCGGCCCAGCCGTGGGTCGGGGTGCGTAAGTGCCGTACCTGGGGCGCCGCCTCCATCCAGCAGCATCGCTACGCCATCATCCTGCCCGGCAAGCCCCAGAAGCTCAGCGAGGATTGCCTGACCCTCAACGTGGTAGCCCCGGAAGGGCCGGTCACCGGGCCGCTGCCGGTCATGTTCTTCATTCACGGGGGCGGGTACTTCTTGGGTAGCTCGGCTACACCGCTCTACGACGGTGCGAGCCTGGCGCGGCAGGGATGTGTCTACGTCTCGGTCAACTATCGGCTGGGTGCTCTTGGCGCGCTGGATCTTTCGTCGCTGTCCGATGAGACGCACACGATTGACAGCAATCTGTATCTGCGTGATTTGGTACTGGCGTTGCGGTGGGTGCACGACAACATCGGGGCGTTCGGAGGCGATCCGAACAATGTGACGATCTTCGGGGAGAGCGCCGGGTCGCATGCGGTGAACACCCTGCTCGCGGTGCCCTCGGCGGCGGGGCTTTTCCACCGTGCCATCTGTCAGAGCACCGCCTCCGGTCTCGTCATCCGTCCCGAGGACGCCGCCATCAACGCGCGCCAGTTCGTGAACTACCTGGGCGCAACGGACTCCAATGCCGCCGAAACGGTGTTGACAGCCAAGCCGCGTCAGCTGGTTAAGGCCTTCTTCCGGTTGATGGGGACGGCCAAGCATGTGCCGGGGCTATCGTTGCGGTTCGGGCCGAGTATCGACGGTGATGTGCTCCCTGTCGATCCGAACGAGGCGCTGGAACGCGGTGAGGCACATCGTGTTCCGCTTATCATTGGGTACAACGCCGAGGAGGCCACCCTCTTCACGAAGATACTCAAGATTCTGCCGATCACGCCGGAGGCGCTTGAGCATTCCCTATCCAAGGGCGGTCCCGAGTATGTGCAGCGGATCATCGGCGGCTATGACGGTTACCCGTCGGAGAAGGCGCTCCTGCAGCTCGCGGGTGACCTGGCCTTCGGATCAGCGGCCTGGCGGGTGGCCGATGCACACGGTCGGCATGCGCCGGTCTACTTCTACCGGTACGACTACGCCACGCGGGCACTGCGTCGCTACGGGCTGGGACCTACCCATGCCATCGAGCTGCTCGCGGTCTTCGGTACCTATCGAACCGTGGCCGCGCCGTTCCTGTCGGGACGCGGGGATCGCGCCCAGGCGCGCGCCGTTAGCGACGAGATGCAAAGGCGTTGGCTCACCTTCGCGCGTACCGGGGCGCCCGGTGAGGGCTGGCCGATGTACGCGGTGCCGGACCGCCAGGTGCTGATCATCGACAGCCCCTCACGGGTGGAGAGCGACCCCGATGGTGATCGGCGCCCGCTCTGGCAGGACGTCGCCTCCATCGCCTAG
- a CDS encoding DUF4185 domain-containing protein translates to MSRRRRISVVLLTSAVIGTSVAIDVAPLAVADPCTGPAAGLQPPTPVPDDGIPGQAPPIGRRPAGANDKAPLPELGKLPLAILKQVLPQQSAKKKPGWAQEMARPALPNPPEPGSPNNLQDQQAAAVAPAPAPAIGPAPEAAVSPSTSVVGWVTGVDTGANTLQKFSISGTDLGIMWDNGDTAGRQVLMAFGDTYGYCGMRSQQWRYNTLLRTQDKSLSRGLAVAEGSTSNPYAGSPQSRPGYSKQIIPPIKWAAQERGIIPTAAISVGRTQYMNYMSIKSWDSAGEWTTNYSATAVSNDNGQNWKTFPQSVRPASPDAISQVPFTPGNENFQQAAYVKGNDGYIYIFGTPSGRSGSGFVSRALPGNLPDAGKHEFWNTDRGSWVPGDPNAATPIISGPVGEMSAQYNTYLKKYLVMYGDKSGDVLLSTSPAPQGPWSPPQILVTESQMPGGPYAPYLHPWTTGKELYFNLSLWSAYNVMLMRTTLP, encoded by the coding sequence ATGTCGAGGCGTCGCCGAATCTCCGTGGTCTTGTTGACCTCGGCCGTAATCGGAACAAGCGTCGCGATCGATGTCGCGCCCTTGGCCGTCGCCGACCCGTGCACCGGCCCCGCCGCAGGGCTCCAGCCGCCGACCCCCGTCCCCGACGACGGCATACCCGGCCAGGCTCCGCCCATCGGTCGCCGGCCCGCCGGCGCCAATGACAAGGCGCCACTGCCGGAGCTGGGCAAGTTGCCCCTGGCCATCCTCAAGCAGGTGCTCCCCCAACAGAGCGCCAAGAAGAAGCCGGGATGGGCCCAAGAGATGGCACGCCCCGCCCTGCCCAACCCGCCCGAGCCCGGCTCACCGAACAATCTGCAGGACCAGCAGGCCGCTGCCGTCGCACCCGCCCCGGCGCCCGCGATCGGCCCTGCCCCCGAAGCCGCCGTCTCCCCCTCCACCTCCGTCGTCGGCTGGGTCACCGGTGTGGATACCGGCGCCAACACACTTCAGAAATTCAGCATCTCCGGAACCGACCTCGGAATCATGTGGGACAACGGCGATACCGCCGGCCGCCAGGTTCTGATGGCCTTTGGCGACACCTACGGATACTGCGGAATGAGGAGCCAGCAGTGGCGGTACAACACCCTGCTGCGCACCCAGGACAAGTCGCTCTCGCGCGGCCTCGCGGTGGCCGAGGGATCGACCTCCAACCCGTATGCCGGTTCCCCGCAGTCACGCCCGGGTTACTCCAAGCAGATCATCCCGCCCATCAAGTGGGCCGCCCAGGAACGGGGCATCATTCCCACGGCCGCCATCTCCGTCGGGCGCACCCAGTACATGAACTACATGTCCATCAAGAGCTGGGACAGTGCCGGCGAATGGACCACCAATTACTCCGCGACCGCGGTGTCCAACGACAACGGACAGAACTGGAAAACGTTCCCGCAGAGCGTCCGTCCCGCCTCCCCCGACGCCATCAGCCAGGTCCCGTTCACCCCGGGAAATGAGAACTTTCAGCAGGCCGCCTACGTCAAGGGCAACGACGGATACATCTACATCTTCGGAACCCCTTCCGGGCGAAGCGGATCCGGTTTCGTGTCACGCGCGTTGCCCGGGAACCTGCCCGACGCCGGCAAGCATGAGTTCTGGAACACCGACCGGGGCTCCTGGGTACCGGGTGATCCCAACGCAGCGACTCCCATCATCTCGGGCCCGGTCGGTGAGATGTCGGCCCAATACAACACCTACCTCAAGAAATACCTGGTGATGTATGGCGACAAGTCCGGCGATGTCCTGCTCTCCACCTCCCCCGCGCCGCAGGGCCCGTGGAGCCCACCGCAGATCCTCGTCACCGAGTCACAGATGCCGGGCGGACCCTACGCGCCGTACCTGCATCCGTGGACAACCGGCAAGGAGCTGTATTTCAACCTGTCTCTGTGGTCGGCGTACAACGTGATGTTGATGCGCACGACCCTTCCGTAA
- a CDS encoding MFS transporter — protein MPWEIWVLVVASLVIALGFGVVAPALPQYARSFGVSVTAATAVVSSFAAFRLVFAPAAGALVQRLGERWVYMTGLLIVAVSTGICAFVHSYWQLLVFRSLGGVGSTMFTVSAAALLVRIAPEEIRGRAQGLYGSSFLLGMVAGPALGSAVVGLSLSAPFIIYAAALVIVVVLVYFGLRRSTLLEVADEHHGAPVTLTSALHHRTFLAALMSNFSAGWAIFGIRGALLPLFVIEALHQRPGAAGLVFAAFAAGDVSTAFLAGSWSDDIGRKPLVVGGLVVCGSTVVAMGFVSSLPLLIVLSLIGGIGAGLYASPQQAAVADVVGSRGRAGTALATFQMTSDIGLVIGPVVAGVIVEHASYGWAFVVGGAMPLIAAVAWIFAPETLGRLASPQVRSMQEVAEDVGGPER, from the coding sequence CTGCCATGGGAGATATGGGTTCTGGTTGTCGCGAGCCTGGTGATCGCGCTCGGGTTCGGTGTGGTGGCGCCCGCGCTGCCGCAGTATGCCCGTAGCTTCGGGGTGAGCGTAACCGCGGCGACCGCGGTGGTGAGCTCGTTCGCCGCATTCCGGTTGGTGTTCGCACCTGCCGCGGGGGCGTTGGTCCAGCGGCTGGGGGAGCGCTGGGTCTACATGACCGGACTGCTGATCGTTGCGGTATCCACCGGCATCTGCGCCTTCGTGCATAGCTATTGGCAGCTCTTGGTGTTCCGATCACTCGGCGGTGTCGGCTCCACGATGTTCACCGTGTCGGCGGCCGCGCTGCTGGTGCGCATAGCGCCCGAAGAGATTCGCGGACGTGCGCAGGGGCTGTACGGGTCGAGCTTTCTGCTCGGCATGGTGGCCGGACCGGCCTTGGGTAGTGCCGTTGTGGGCCTGAGTCTTTCGGCGCCCTTCATCATTTATGCGGCGGCGCTGGTGATTGTCGTCGTGCTGGTCTATTTCGGGCTGCGGCGCTCCACACTGTTGGAGGTCGCCGACGAACATCACGGCGCCCCGGTGACGTTGACATCCGCGCTGCACCATCGGACGTTCCTGGCCGCCCTGATGTCGAATTTCAGCGCGGGCTGGGCGATCTTTGGGATCCGCGGTGCATTGTTGCCACTGTTTGTGATCGAGGCGCTGCATCAGCGACCGGGTGCTGCCGGGTTGGTGTTCGCGGCGTTCGCGGCGGGGGACGTGTCGACGGCGTTCCTGGCGGGGTCGTGGTCCGACGACATCGGGCGTAAGCCGCTTGTGGTCGGGGGGCTGGTGGTGTGCGGGTCGACCGTGGTGGCGATGGGCTTTGTGTCATCGCTGCCCCTGCTCATCGTGCTCTCGCTCATCGGGGGGATCGGTGCGGGGCTGTACGCCTCCCCGCAGCAGGCCGCCGTGGCCGATGTGGTGGGCAGCAGGGGCAGGGCGGGGACGGCGCTGGCCACCTTCCAGATGACGTCCGATATCGGGCTGGTGATCGGGCCCGTGGTCGCTGGGGTGATCGTCGAGCACGCGTCCTATGGATGGGCGTTCGTGGTGGGGGGCGCGATGCCGCTGATCGCGGCGGTGGCATGGATCTTTGCGCCCGAGACGCTGGGGAGACTTGCGTCACCGCAGGTTAGGAGTATGCAGGAAGTAGCAGAGGATGTTGGTGGGCCGGAGCGCTGA
- a CDS encoding DUF1990 family protein: MNSDALTYGPAGATCPGEGTWAPTLSGLRRFEQTVPIGRGDEAWRNASQAVLTWGVKRRSGFRVNPEVTVSEGAEFRISFGWGRISVHEPVRIVAVTNTHDRCGFAYGTLPGHPVSGEEAFIVHQNGDGTVFLTLRSLTRAAPSGLWRPVFPVLLVAQRVFRRRYLRALAS; encoded by the coding sequence ATGAACTCCGACGCCCTGACCTACGGGCCGGCGGGCGCCACGTGTCCGGGCGAAGGCACCTGGGCCCCAACGCTGTCCGGGCTACGACGATTCGAGCAGACCGTCCCCATCGGACGCGGAGACGAAGCATGGCGCAACGCTTCGCAGGCCGTGCTGACGTGGGGTGTCAAGCGGCGCAGCGGCTTCCGGGTTAACCCCGAGGTGACCGTGAGCGAAGGCGCGGAGTTCCGGATCAGCTTCGGATGGGGCCGGATCAGCGTTCACGAACCGGTGCGCATCGTGGCCGTGACCAACACCCACGACCGCTGCGGGTTTGCGTACGGCACGCTACCGGGCCATCCCGTATCGGGCGAGGAGGCGTTCATCGTGCACCAGAACGGCGACGGCACAGTGTTTCTGACACTGCGCTCACTGACGCGAGCCGCCCCATCAGGCCTCTGGCGGCCAGTGTTCCCAGTACTCCTGGTGGCACAGCGGGTCTTCCGCCGTCGCTACCTGCGGGCATTGGCGTCCTAA